The proteins below come from a single Caulobacter flavus genomic window:
- a CDS encoding TetR family transcriptional regulator gives MARPRTMDRDRLLDAAEAVVAKSGAAALSFGAVAAAADAPKASVQSAFVTKEGMINALLDRWAAQEQARFDKAVGPSPTPREIIAEHLRSTAGEEAETISRVATLLAAAAGGGEKVGPMADWYAARVGDLSAATPEARRLRIAFLAAEGLFFIRHLVGFEIGDTLWREIFDDLLALTDPEAASP, from the coding sequence ATGGCCAGGCCACGCACGATGGATCGCGACCGCCTTCTCGACGCGGCCGAGGCCGTCGTGGCCAAGAGCGGCGCGGCCGCCCTGTCGTTCGGCGCCGTCGCGGCCGCGGCCGATGCGCCCAAGGCCAGCGTGCAGTCGGCCTTCGTCACCAAGGAGGGCATGATCAACGCCCTGCTCGACCGCTGGGCCGCCCAGGAGCAGGCGCGCTTCGACAAGGCCGTGGGCCCCTCGCCCACGCCGCGCGAAATCATCGCCGAGCACCTGCGCTCCACCGCCGGCGAAGAGGCCGAGACCATCAGCCGGGTCGCCACCCTGCTGGCGGCCGCCGCCGGCGGGGGCGAGAAGGTCGGCCCCATGGCCGACTGGTACGCCGCCCGGGTCGGCGACCTGTCGGCCGCGACGCCCGAGGCCCGCCGGCTACGGATCGCCTTCCTGGCGGCCGAGGGGCTGTTCTTCATCCGCCATCTGGTCGGTTTCGAGATCGGCGATACGCTCTGGCGCGAAATCTTCGACGATCTGCTGGCGCTGACGGACCCGGAAGCCGCTTCCCCATAG
- a CDS encoding DMT family transporter, with product MAWMYLVFAGLLEIGWPVGLKMAQAPGTRLLGVAVALAFMAASGTLLFIAQRQIPLGTAYAVWTGIGAAGTFLVGVLVFGDPTSLTRYLGVALIVAGVAALKFGH from the coding sequence GTGGCCTGGATGTACCTCGTTTTCGCCGGCCTGCTGGAAATCGGTTGGCCCGTGGGCCTGAAAATGGCCCAGGCGCCGGGCACGCGGCTGCTGGGCGTCGCCGTCGCCCTGGCCTTCATGGCCGCCAGCGGCACGCTGCTGTTCATCGCCCAGCGGCAGATCCCGCTCGGTACGGCCTATGCGGTGTGGACCGGTATCGGCGCGGCCGGCACCTTCCTGGTTGGAGTGCTGGTCTTCGGCGACCCGACCTCGCTGACCCGCTATCTGGGCGTGGCGCTGATCGTCGCCGGCGTGGCCGCTCTGAAGTTTGGCCACTGA
- a CDS encoding RNA-binding S4 domain-containing protein yields the protein MSDEARHDAAHEDHCRADVWLWRARFFKTRSMAARFVDEGRIRLTRAGAPDSRIDKPSRNLKAGDVLVFAIGGRLVNVRILDCGERRGPAPEARGLYEALEG from the coding sequence ATGAGCGACGAGGCCCGCCACGACGCCGCGCACGAGGATCACTGCCGGGCCGACGTCTGGCTGTGGCGCGCCCGCTTCTTCAAGACCCGCTCGATGGCCGCCCGCTTCGTCGACGAGGGCCGCATCCGCCTGACCCGCGCCGGCGCCCCCGACAGCCGTATCGACAAGCCCTCGCGCAACCTCAAGGCCGGCGACGTCCTGGTCTTCGCCATCGGCGGCCGGCTGGTGAACGTGCGCATCCTCGACTGCGGCGAACGCCGGGGGCCGGCGCCAGAGGCGCGGGGGCTCTACGAGGCGCTGGAGGGGTAG
- a CDS encoding helicase-related protein has protein sequence MSDRSTGLAPSRLTAVLGPTNTGKTHLAVERMLGHGSGMIGLPLRLLAREIYDRLVKLRGKAAVALITGEEKITPPRAAYFVCTVEAMPLGREVDFVAIDEIQLCADPERGHIFTHRLLHARGKFETMLLGASTMAPLVRRLLPDAEIVGRERFSNLSYAGSKKLTRLPRRTAVVAFSTDAVYAIAELIRRQRGGAAVVMGSLSPRTRNAQVALYQSGEVDFLVATDAIGMGLNMDVDHVAFAGLRKFDGRRTRWLHPQEVGQIAGRAGRYTRDGTFGVTGDCEEMDEDLVQAVEEHAFQPILAAEWRNARLDFGSLQGLLRSLSEPPNRTGLTLSQEALDERTLRKLAAHEDVVARCKTDRSALLKLWDVCQTPDFRKTTDDDHQRMVRTLFDDLTTGRKRLPEDWINGQFKALDRTDGEIDSLAARLSGVRTLSYIANRPDWLANPVHWQGRTRELEDKISDTLHEKLMARFIDRRTSVLMKQLGERETLLAGVAQDGEVSVEGQVVGRLTGVTFIPEKASTPLEERALRNAAQRAVGPEVARRLGLLAAEPDEAFALTPDGAILWRGEAAGAVRSGGDLMSPRARLLGELGPAPARERAERRLDAFLAAEVDRHLAPLRKLQAALAGGELKGVPRGVAHRLLEAGGVLDKRPLDPELKALSQAERRALKSLGVRIGAFSLYAPGVLKPEAIACARALDPGGWRGPLVGLAPLPSPPPSPRALAASGLRVAGKHLVQVETLEKLDALLRAEQRPGGVVLTPAALEALGWTPAEASSLLRSLDYTPAVRAKPDAPIIWKRRGAQRLEPKPVKARPDSPFAALAKLTEPPPPSARRKKPRRRKPASASPEKAAS, from the coding sequence ATGAGCGACCGTTCCACTGGCCTCGCCCCGTCGCGGCTCACCGCGGTCCTGGGGCCCACCAACACCGGCAAGACCCACCTGGCCGTCGAGCGGATGCTCGGCCACGGCTCGGGCATGATCGGCCTGCCGCTGCGCCTGCTGGCCCGCGAGATCTACGACCGCCTCGTCAAGCTGCGCGGCAAGGCGGCCGTGGCCCTGATCACCGGCGAGGAGAAGATCACCCCGCCGCGCGCGGCCTATTTCGTCTGCACGGTCGAGGCCATGCCGCTGGGCCGCGAGGTCGACTTCGTGGCTATCGACGAGATCCAGCTGTGCGCCGACCCCGAGCGCGGCCACATCTTCACCCACCGCCTGCTGCACGCCCGCGGCAAGTTCGAGACCATGCTGCTGGGCGCCTCGACCATGGCGCCGCTCGTGCGCCGGCTGCTGCCCGACGCCGAGATCGTCGGCCGCGAGCGGTTCTCCAACCTGTCCTACGCCGGCTCCAAGAAGCTGACCCGCCTGCCCCGGCGCACGGCCGTGGTCGCCTTCTCCACCGACGCGGTCTACGCCATCGCCGAGCTGATCCGCCGCCAGCGGGGCGGCGCGGCCGTGGTCATGGGCAGCCTTTCGCCCCGCACCCGCAACGCCCAGGTCGCCCTCTACCAGAGCGGCGAAGTCGACTTCCTGGTGGCCACCGACGCCATCGGCATGGGCCTGAACATGGACGTCGACCACGTGGCCTTCGCCGGCCTGCGCAAGTTCGACGGCCGCCGCACACGCTGGCTGCACCCGCAGGAGGTGGGCCAGATCGCCGGCCGCGCCGGCCGCTACACCCGCGACGGCACCTTCGGGGTGACCGGCGACTGCGAGGAGATGGACGAGGATCTGGTCCAGGCCGTCGAGGAGCACGCCTTCCAGCCGATCCTGGCGGCCGAATGGCGCAACGCCCGGCTCGACTTCGGCTCGCTGCAGGGCCTGCTGCGCTCGCTGTCCGAGCCGCCGAACCGTACCGGCCTGACCCTGTCGCAGGAGGCGCTGGACGAGCGCACCCTGCGCAAGCTGGCCGCCCACGAGGACGTCGTCGCCCGCTGCAAGACCGACCGCTCGGCCCTGCTGAAGCTGTGGGACGTCTGCCAGACGCCCGACTTCCGCAAGACCACCGACGACGACCACCAGCGGATGGTCCGCACCCTGTTCGACGACCTGACCACCGGCCGCAAGCGCCTGCCGGAAGACTGGATCAACGGTCAGTTCAAGGCGCTGGACCGCACCGACGGCGAGATCGACAGCCTGGCCGCGCGGCTGTCGGGCGTGCGCACCCTGTCCTACATCGCCAACCGCCCCGACTGGCTGGCCAACCCCGTCCACTGGCAGGGCCGCACCCGCGAGCTGGAAGACAAGATCAGCGACACCCTGCACGAGAAGCTGATGGCCCGGTTCATCGACCGTCGCACCAGCGTGCTGATGAAGCAGCTGGGCGAGCGCGAGACCCTGCTGGCCGGCGTCGCCCAGGACGGCGAGGTCAGCGTCGAGGGCCAGGTCGTGGGCCGGCTGACCGGCGTCACCTTCATTCCCGAAAAGGCTTCCACCCCGCTGGAAGAGCGCGCCCTGCGCAACGCCGCCCAGCGGGCGGTCGGCCCCGAGGTCGCCAGGCGCCTGGGCCTGCTGGCCGCCGAGCCGGACGAGGCCTTCGCCCTGACGCCGGACGGCGCGATCCTGTGGCGCGGCGAGGCGGCGGGCGCCGTGCGCTCGGGCGGCGACCTGATGTCGCCCCGCGCCCGGCTGCTGGGCGAGCTTGGTCCCGCGCCGGCGCGCGAGCGGGCCGAGCGGCGCCTCGACGCGTTCCTGGCCGCCGAGGTCGACCGCCATCTGGCGCCGCTGCGCAAGCTGCAGGCGGCGCTGGCCGGCGGCGAGCTGAAGGGCGTGCCGCGCGGCGTCGCCCACCGCCTGCTGGAGGCCGGCGGCGTGCTCGACAAGCGCCCCCTCGATCCCGAACTGAAGGCGCTCAGCCAGGCCGAGCGCCGCGCCCTGAAGAGCCTGGGGGTGCGCATCGGCGCCTTCTCGCTCTATGCGCCGGGCGTGCTGAAGCCCGAAGCCATCGCCTGCGCCCGGGCGCTGGATCCCGGCGGCTGGCGCGGACCGCTGGTCGGCCTCGCCCCCCTGCCCTCGCCGCCGCCCTCGCCCCGGGCCCTGGCCGCCAGCGGCCTGCGCGTCGCCGGCAAGCATCTGGTCCAGGTCGAGACCCTGGAGAAGCTCGACGCCCTCCTGCGTGCCGAGCAGCGTCCCGGCGGCGTGGTGCTGACCCCGGCGGCGCTGGAAGCCCTGGGCTGGACCCCGGCCGAGGCCTCCTCGCTGCTGCGCTCGCTCGACTACACCCCGGCGGTGCGGGCCAAGCCCGACGCGCCGATCATCTGGAAGCGTCGCGGCGCCCAGCGGCTGGAGCCAAAGCCGGTCAAGGCCCGCCCGGACTCGCCGTTCGCGGCCCTGGCCAAGCTGACCGAACCGCCGCCTCCGTCCGCTCGACGCAAGAAGCCGCGCCGCCGCAAGCCTGCCTCCGCCTCGCCGGAAAAGGCCGCCTCATGA
- a CDS encoding ATP-binding protein has protein sequence MVWRSDLLVAAVLIAAGLSALAFADLRRESGLRGRAASILLLAAAVCGLHFVGMGAVTLLPIADVEAAGRFTRDELARSVIAMVSMIVLAGCGMLLTHRLAHRSAFATLRSALNRAPIGLGYFDRNNLLQVWNATLADFARPYDLTLARGMSLSEIAERTAMDAQARQAARAVLDAVDDQVGEWVSPDTFSSPDGRFQSLKLTPAEDGGFLLIITDITEHVTVTEREIEARRLAEGASRAKSEFLANMSHEIRTPLNGILGMTQVMSREALDEDQRERLEIIGASGAALLEILNDVLDLSKIEAGRMELNEAAFDLDETVRLALAPYAPLAAEKDLALTLAVDEAAAGSWLGDAPRLRQILGNLVVNAVKFTDQGGVAVSVERREAGLRFIVADTGEGVSEADRERIFKAFTQADASATRRHGGTGLGLTISRSLAERMGGTLWLESREGQGATFGVDLPLVALAGEAATKGVAPVAQAAPQAALRILAAEDNLVNQTVLQALLAPFEVELTLAADGRQAVAAYEADPAIDLILMDIQMPELNGLAAAEAIRRFEAAHGRAAVPIIAVTANAMPHQVETYFAAGMNAFVAKPLNLADLLAAIELATPRADAA, from the coding sequence ATGGTCTGGCGGTCCGACCTGCTGGTCGCCGCCGTCCTGATCGCCGCCGGCCTTTCGGCCCTGGCCTTCGCGGACCTGCGGCGCGAGAGCGGTCTTCGCGGGCGCGCGGCCTCGATCCTGCTGCTGGCGGCGGCCGTCTGCGGCCTGCACTTCGTGGGCATGGGGGCGGTCACTCTGCTGCCGATCGCCGACGTCGAGGCGGCGGGCCGGTTCACGCGCGACGAGCTGGCGCGGTCGGTCATCGCCATGGTGTCGATGATCGTCCTGGCCGGCTGCGGCATGCTGCTGACCCACCGCCTGGCCCATCGCTCGGCCTTCGCCACCCTGCGCTCGGCGCTGAACCGGGCGCCGATCGGCCTGGGCTATTTCGATCGCAACAACCTGCTGCAGGTGTGGAACGCCACCCTGGCCGACTTCGCGCGACCCTATGACCTGACCCTGGCGCGGGGCATGAGCCTGAGCGAGATCGCCGAGCGCACCGCGATGGACGCCCAGGCCCGCCAGGCGGCCAGGGCGGTGCTCGACGCGGTCGACGATCAGGTCGGCGAATGGGTGTCGCCCGACACCTTCAGCTCGCCCGACGGCCGCTTCCAGTCGCTGAAGCTGACGCCGGCCGAGGACGGCGGCTTCCTGCTGATCATCACCGACATCACCGAGCACGTGACGGTGACCGAGCGCGAGATCGAGGCCCGGCGCCTGGCCGAAGGGGCCAGCCGCGCCAAGAGCGAGTTCCTGGCCAATATGAGCCACGAGATCCGCACGCCGCTGAACGGCATCCTCGGCATGACCCAGGTCATGTCGCGCGAGGCCCTGGACGAGGACCAGCGCGAGCGGCTCGAGATCATCGGCGCCTCCGGGGCGGCCCTGCTGGAGATCCTCAACGACGTCCTTGACCTTTCCAAGATCGAGGCGGGCCGGATGGAGCTGAACGAGGCCGCGTTCGATCTCGACGAGACGGTGCGGCTGGCGCTGGCGCCTTACGCGCCGCTGGCCGCCGAGAAGGACCTCGCGCTGACGCTGGCAGTGGACGAGGCGGCGGCGGGTTCGTGGCTGGGCGACGCGCCCCGCCTGCGCCAGATCCTCGGCAACCTGGTGGTCAACGCGGTGAAGTTCACCGACCAGGGCGGCGTGGCCGTATCGGTCGAACGGCGCGAGGCCGGCCTCCGCTTCATCGTGGCCGACACCGGCGAGGGGGTGTCGGAGGCCGATCGCGAGCGGATCTTCAAGGCCTTCACCCAGGCCGACGCCTCGGCCACCCGGCGCCATGGCGGCACGGGCCTTGGCCTGACCATCTCGCGCAGCCTGGCCGAGCGGATGGGCGGGACGCTGTGGCTGGAGAGCCGCGAGGGCCAGGGGGCGACCTTCGGCGTCGACCTGCCGCTGGTCGCATTGGCCGGGGAGGCCGCCACGAAGGGCGTCGCGCCTGTCGCCCAGGCGGCCCCGCAAGCGGCGCTGCGCATCCTGGCGGCCGAGGACAACCTGGTGAACCAGACGGTGCTGCAGGCCCTGCTGGCGCCGTTCGAGGTCGAGCTGACGCTGGCCGCCGACGGCCGCCAGGCGGTGGCCGCCTACGAGGCCGATCCGGCGATCGACCTGATCCTGATGGACATCCAGATGCCGGAGCTCAACGGCTTGGCCGCCGCCGAGGCCATCCGGCGGTTCGAGGCGGCGCACGGCCGGGCGGCCGTCCCGATCATCGCGGTGACGGCCAACGCCATGCCCCACCAGGTCGAGACCTACTTCGCCGCCGGCATGAACGCCTTCGTCGCCAAGCCGCTGAACCTCGCCGACCTGCTGGCGGCGATCGAGCTGGCGACGCCGAGAGCGGACGCGGCTTAG
- a CDS encoding antitoxin translates to MTRSSTRTFRSGNSQAVRLPKEVAFAEETELTLVRAGDVLTIYPSRGTVQDLVARLADLPKPSAVEVRDDEDLPERPGL, encoded by the coding sequence ATGACCCGGTCCAGCACTCGAACCTTTCGCAGCGGCAACAGCCAGGCCGTTCGCCTGCCCAAGGAGGTGGCGTTCGCCGAGGAGACCGAGCTTACCCTGGTCCGCGCTGGCGACGTGCTGACGATCTATCCATCGCGCGGCACGGTTCAGGATCTGGTCGCACGGCTGGCCGATCTGCCCAAGCCGAGCGCCGTGGAAGTCCGCGACGACGAGGACCTGCCCGAGCGGCCCGGCCTCTAG
- a CDS encoding type II toxin-antitoxin system VapC family toxin, which yields MAAFVLDTNVAIHLRDGDPVISAKIAALDGAVLLSIVSRVELEGGVYREPADVAVRRARLDAMLDILPVLDFGAEAADAYRAIVQATGYSRRKILDRMIAAQALTHRATLVTCNPADFQDVPGLALLAW from the coding sequence GTGGCGGCCTTCGTCCTCGACACCAACGTGGCGATCCACCTGCGTGATGGCGATCCGGTCATTTCAGCCAAGATCGCGGCGTTGGATGGCGCGGTGCTGCTGTCGATCGTCTCACGCGTCGAACTGGAAGGCGGTGTCTATCGCGAGCCAGCGGACGTAGCCGTGCGCCGGGCTCGGCTGGACGCCATGCTCGATATCCTGCCGGTGCTGGATTTCGGCGCCGAGGCGGCCGACGCCTATCGGGCGATCGTGCAGGCGACCGGCTACTCCCGCCGCAAGATCCTCGATCGGATGATCGCGGCCCAGGCGCTGACCCATCGCGCCACCCTGGTCACCTGCAACCCGGCCGACTTCCAGGATGTCCCGGGACTGGCGCTGCTGGCCTGGTAG
- a CDS encoding amidohydrolase, with product MRRTALLAAALVLAAGQALAGDILVHGGPIHTGVPGAPAAEAVLIRDRTIAFVGPLAVARSKAAKDARDIDLKGGAAYPGFVDAHAHLTGIGLRELTLNLDKTDSVEALVAAVRAYAQAHPGDAPIAGRGWIETHWPEKRFPTRADLDRAAPGRIVVLGRADGHAVVASTAALAKAGLTRDTAAPAGGQILKDETGEPTGMLVDHAQALVEGVIPPPSPALKRQALETAGRLYASRGWTGLGNMSVEAPDLDQLRQLAAEGRFSLRVDNYMDPSGAAEVLKTGPSADPTGLIRLRGIKLYMDGALGSRGAALLAPYSDAEGLGLVLTEHDQGLALMRKARAVNAQVAMHAIGDRGNRMVLDWFGEALGTETGRRWRIEHAQVVDAADLPRFAKLGVVASMQPSHAIGDLYFAPARLGKDRLKGAYAWADMLKSGAVVAAGSDAPVEVGDPRIEFYAAVARKSLTGFSNADWHPEEAVTRQQALRMLTWAPAWAAFADQQRGTLEPGKAADLTAFDRDLMTVPEAQILQAQPILTVVDGKVAFER from the coding sequence TTGCGCCGCACCGCCCTGCTCGCCGCCGCCCTCGTCCTCGCCGCCGGTCAGGCCCTGGCCGGCGACATCCTGGTTCATGGCGGGCCGATCCACACCGGCGTGCCCGGCGCGCCCGCGGCCGAGGCGGTGCTGATCCGCGACAGGACCATCGCCTTCGTCGGGCCGCTGGCCGTCGCCCGCTCCAAGGCCGCCAAGGACGCGCGCGACATCGACCTGAAGGGCGGCGCGGCCTATCCCGGCTTCGTCGACGCCCATGCCCACCTGACCGGCATCGGCCTGCGCGAGCTGACCCTGAACCTCGACAAGACCGATTCCGTCGAGGCGCTGGTCGCCGCGGTGCGCGCCTACGCCCAGGCCCATCCCGGCGACGCGCCGATCGCCGGGCGCGGCTGGATCGAGACCCACTGGCCCGAGAAGCGCTTTCCCACCCGCGCCGATCTCGACCGCGCCGCGCCCGGCCGCATCGTCGTGCTGGGCCGCGCCGACGGCCACGCCGTGGTCGCCTCGACCGCCGCCCTGGCCAAGGCGGGCCTGACCCGCGACACCGCCGCCCCGGCCGGCGGACAGATCCTCAAGGACGAGACCGGCGAACCCACCGGCATGCTGGTCGACCACGCCCAGGCGCTGGTCGAGGGCGTGATCCCGCCGCCCTCCCCCGCCCTCAAGCGCCAGGCGCTGGAGACGGCCGGCCGGCTCTACGCCTCGCGCGGGTGGACCGGCCTGGGCAACATGAGCGTCGAGGCCCCGGACCTCGACCAGCTGCGCCAGCTCGCCGCCGAGGGCCGCTTCTCGCTGCGGGTCGACAACTACATGGACCCGTCCGGCGCCGCCGAGGTGCTGAAGACCGGCCCCAGCGCCGATCCCACCGGCCTCATTCGCCTGCGCGGGATCAAGCTCTACATGGACGGCGCCCTGGGCTCGCGCGGCGCGGCCCTGCTGGCGCCCTACAGCGACGCCGAGGGCCTGGGCCTGGTGCTGACCGAGCACGACCAGGGCCTGGCCCTGATGAGAAAGGCGCGGGCCGTGAACGCCCAGGTCGCCATGCACGCCATCGGCGATCGCGGCAACCGCATGGTGCTGGACTGGTTCGGCGAGGCGCTCGGTACGGAGACCGGCCGCCGCTGGCGCATCGAGCACGCCCAGGTGGTCGACGCCGCCGACCTGCCGCGCTTTGCGAAGCTGGGCGTCGTGGCCTCGATGCAGCCCAGCCACGCCATCGGCGACCTCTATTTCGCCCCCGCGCGCCTGGGCAAGGACCGCCTGAAGGGCGCCTACGCCTGGGCCGACATGCTGAAGAGCGGCGCTGTCGTGGCCGCCGGTTCGGACGCGCCGGTCGAGGTCGGCGATCCGCGCATCGAGTTCTACGCCGCCGTCGCCCGCAAGAGCCTGACCGGCTTCTCCAACGCCGACTGGCATCCGGAGGAAGCCGTCACCCGCCAGCAGGCCCTGCGGATGCTGACCTGGGCCCCGGCCTGGGCCGCCTTCGCCGACCAGCAGCGCGGCACGCTCGAGCCCGGCAAGGCCGCCGACCTCACCGCCTTCGACCGCGACCTGATGACCGTGCCCGAAGCGCAGATCCTGCAGGCCCAGCCGATCCTCACCGTGGTCGACGGCAAGGTGGCGTTCGAGCGGTAG
- a CDS encoding methylated-DNA--[protein]-cysteine S-methyltransferase: MGQGFMLFETAIGRCGLAWGAAGLIGVQLPETAPGAAWARLRKRYPDAVETAPPAEVDEAADRIIDLLAGGRDDLADLALDLTVVQPFNRRVYEIARAIRPGETSTYGQVARAMGEPGAMRAVGKALGENPWPIVVPCHRVLGADGKMGGFSADGGATTKARLLTIERARVTDVPTLFDMDFSVAPPKGR, from the coding sequence ATGGGACAGGGCTTCATGCTTTTCGAGACGGCGATCGGTCGCTGCGGCCTGGCGTGGGGCGCGGCCGGACTGATCGGCGTGCAGCTGCCCGAGACCGCGCCGGGCGCGGCCTGGGCGCGGCTGCGCAAGCGCTATCCCGACGCCGTCGAGACCGCCCCGCCGGCCGAGGTGGACGAGGCGGCCGACCGGATCATCGACCTGCTGGCCGGAGGGCGCGACGACCTGGCCGACCTGGCGCTGGACCTGACCGTGGTCCAGCCGTTCAACCGCCGGGTCTACGAGATCGCCCGCGCCATCCGCCCCGGCGAGACCTCGACCTACGGCCAGGTGGCCAGGGCCATGGGCGAACCGGGGGCCATGCGGGCGGTGGGCAAGGCCCTGGGCGAGAACCCCTGGCCGATCGTCGTGCCCTGTCACCGGGTGCTGGGCGCCGACGGCAAGATGGGCGGCTTCAGCGCCGACGGCGGCGCGACCACCAAGGCCCGGCTGCTGACCATCGAGCGGGCCAGGGTCACCGACGTGCCTACCCTGTTCGACATGGACTTCTCGGTGGCGCCGCCCAAGGGGCGCTGA
- a CDS encoding alpha/beta hydrolase family protein: protein MAALLAATALSVGAAPALAAPMPVPADAPSAKDLTRYALISNVAISRDGKHIAALTSGDGAKINISVWRTDALDKPPTIIGSTSMVFKGVSFVKNDRLRVTAMQPLTNGSWKGHVQKVYFTDLDGKTWNSPLADTGAAKTDSEAVERALANPLVVDNLPNDPKNVLVVDQRRGGEGDVYKVNVYTNSAERIDRMAGRYGGFVTDAKGDIRGRTDVGYEDGKAYFVQQIKNAKTGVWEDHFRSYARDRNFTNLEGFSTDPNIAYVSMVKTNGKRGVYVYDIAAKQVLEPLFEHKLFDASGILLDDSGELIGVPYDDARGSIYWVDETLAARFKSARTALGVKTEPLSWTDPDTDQKTRFNVSTDFDISVVSASADRGTIVIEKSGPKLPAEYYLLDKTGKLTLLGGSRPWIKTATLGQTKLVQYTARDGLPVPGFLTTPPASFGEGPHPTIILPHGGPWARDHLGWDVAGWVQYFASRGYVVLQPQYRGSMGWGEKLWRAGDREWGGKMQDDKDDGAKWLIDQKLADPARIAMFGYSYGGYAALAATIRPNGLYQCAVSGAGGSLSDMRKATGNSRILRERQAPSVGGLDAIQNAGEAKIPVFLYHGDRDTNVDIKDSLRFINGLKNAGKPYKWLEIKDMGHGYATMTPEMMETQLVEIDKFFQNECKPGGL from the coding sequence ATGGCCGCCCTGCTGGCGGCCACCGCGCTGTCCGTCGGCGCCGCCCCGGCGCTCGCCGCGCCCATGCCGGTCCCCGCCGACGCGCCCAGCGCGAAAGATCTTACCCGTTACGCGCTGATATCGAACGTGGCGATTTCCCGTGACGGCAAGCATATCGCCGCGCTGACCTCCGGCGACGGGGCCAAGATCAACATCAGCGTCTGGCGCACCGACGCCCTCGACAAGCCGCCGACGATCATCGGGTCGACCTCGATGGTCTTCAAGGGCGTGAGCTTCGTGAAGAACGACCGGCTGCGCGTGACGGCCATGCAGCCGCTGACGAACGGCTCGTGGAAAGGCCACGTCCAGAAGGTCTATTTCACCGATCTCGACGGCAAGACCTGGAACTCGCCGCTGGCCGACACCGGCGCGGCCAAGACCGACAGCGAGGCCGTCGAGCGCGCTCTGGCCAACCCCTTGGTGGTCGACAACCTTCCCAACGACCCCAAGAACGTGCTGGTCGTCGACCAGCGCCGCGGCGGCGAGGGCGACGTCTACAAGGTCAATGTCTACACCAACTCGGCCGAGCGCATCGACCGCATGGCCGGCCGCTACGGCGGCTTCGTCACCGACGCCAAGGGCGACATCCGCGGCCGCACCGACGTGGGCTACGAGGACGGCAAGGCCTACTTCGTCCAGCAGATCAAGAACGCCAAGACCGGGGTCTGGGAGGATCACTTCCGGTCCTACGCCCGTGATCGCAACTTCACGAACCTGGAAGGCTTCAGCACCGATCCCAACATCGCCTACGTGTCGATGGTCAAGACCAACGGCAAGCGCGGCGTCTACGTTTACGACATCGCCGCCAAGCAGGTTCTCGAGCCGCTGTTCGAACACAAGCTGTTCGACGCCAGCGGCATCCTGCTGGACGACAGCGGCGAACTGATCGGGGTGCCCTACGACGACGCGCGCGGCAGCATCTACTGGGTCGACGAGACGCTCGCCGCCCGCTTCAAGAGCGCCCGCACGGCCCTGGGCGTCAAGACCGAGCCTCTCTCCTGGACCGACCCCGACACCGACCAGAAGACCCGGTTCAACGTCTCGACCGACTTCGACATCTCGGTCGTCAGCGCGTCGGCCGACCGCGGGACCATCGTCATCGAGAAGTCGGGTCCCAAGCTGCCGGCCGAGTACTACCTGCTCGACAAGACCGGCAAGCTGACGCTGCTGGGCGGCTCTCGTCCGTGGATCAAGACCGCGACCCTCGGCCAGACCAAGCTCGTCCAGTACACCGCCCGCGACGGCCTGCCTGTGCCCGGCTTCCTGACCACGCCGCCGGCCAGCTTCGGCGAGGGTCCGCACCCGACCATCATCCTGCCGCACGGCGGCCCCTGGGCCCGCGACCATCTCGGCTGGGACGTCGCCGGCTGGGTGCAGTACTTCGCCTCGCGCGGCTACGTCGTGCTGCAGCCCCAGTATCGCGGCTCGATGGGCTGGGGCGAAAAGCTCTGGCGCGCCGGCGACCGCGAGTGGGGCGGCAAGATGCAGGACGACAAGGACGACGGCGCCAAGTGGCTGATCGACCAGAAGCTGGCCGATCCCGCCCGCATCGCCATGTTCGGCTATTCCTACGGCGGTTACGCGGCCCTGGCCGCGACCATCCGGCCCAACGGCCTCTATCAGTGCGCGGTCTCGGGCGCCGGCGGCAGCCTGTCGGACATGCGCAAGGCCACCGGCAACAGCCGCATCCTGCGCGAACGCCAGGCGCCGTCGGTGGGCGGCCTGGACGCCATCCAGAACGCCGGCGAGGCCAAGATCCCGGTCTTCCTCTACCACGGCGACCGCGACACCAACGTCGACATCAAGGACTCGCTGCGGTTCATCAACGGCCTGAAGAACGCCGGCAAGCCCTACAAGTGGCTTGAAATCAAGGACATGGGCCACGGCTACGCGACCATGACCCCCGAGATGATGGAGACCCAGCTGGTCGAGATCGACAAGTTCTTCCAGAACGAGTGCAAGCCCGGCGGCCTCTGA